The Antennarius striatus isolate MH-2024 chromosome 11, ASM4005453v1, whole genome shotgun sequence genome window below encodes:
- the slc1a4 gene encoding neutral amino acid transporter A: MEKKSEINGHAMPSSASTDRMVEKSAQRSCREKLMDYLRKNLLVIMTVSGVLVGVGLGMMVRNMSLTKAQMTYFAFPGEMLLRMLKMIILPLVVCSLVSGAASLDTRSLGKLGGIAVAYFLVTTLIASGIAVALAFIIKPGVGAGALNTNHLGLERVSTNKETTDSFLDLARNLFPSNLVAAAFRSYATDYKMIAVGNDTNGTTLYQKVPFGTETDGMNILGLVLFAMVFGVALRKLGDEGEELIRFFNAFNEATMVLVSWIMWYIPFGIVFLVGSKIVEMEDVVLLVTSLGKYIFASILGHIIHGGIVLPLIYFGCTRKNPFTFLSGLIAPFTTAFATCSSSATLPSMIKCVEENNGVDKRISRFILPIGATVNMDGAAIFQCIAAVFIAQLNNAELNAGQVFTILVTATASSVGAAGIPAGGIITIAIILEAIGLPTNDLSLMLAVDWIVDRTTTVVNVEGDALGAGILHHINQQEMKKRQLREEELVEVQVEAAAVANVQAEEETSPLVVHQTKASGATPEAIESVL, from the exons ATGGAGAAAAAGAGCGAGATCAACGGGCACGCCATGCCGAGCTCGGCGTCCACAGATCGGATGGTGGAGAAAAGCGCGCAGAGGAGCTGCCGGGAGAAGCTGATGGATTATCTGAGGAAGAACCTGCTGGTGATCATGACGGTGTCCGGCGTGCTGGTGGGCGTCGGGCTCGGGATGATGGTCCGCAACATGAGTCTGACCAAGGCTCAGATGACCTACTTCGCCTTCCCCGGAGAGATGCTCCTGAGGATGCTGAAGATGATCATCCTCCCGCTGGTGGTGTGCAGCCTGGTGTCCGGCGCCGCCAGCCTGGACACCCGCTCGCTGGGGAAGCTGGGCGGCATCGCGGTCGCCTACTTTCTGGTGACCACCCTGATCGCCTCGGGGATCGCGGTGGCCCTGGCTTTTATCATCAAGCCGGGTGTGGGCGCAGGAGCCCTGAACACCAACCATCTGGGGCTGGAGCGGGTCAGCACCAACAAGGAGACCACGGACTCGTTTTTAGATCTGGCCAG GAATTTATTCCCATCAAACTTGGTGGCTGCTGCCTTTCGTTCG TACGCTACGGACTACAAGATGATTGCCGTTGGGAATGACACCAATGGTACCACCCTCTATCAAAAG GTCCCGTTTGGTACAGAAACAGATGGGATGAACATCCTGGGTCTGGTGTTGTTCGCTATGGTGTTCGGTGTAGCGCTGAGGAAGCTGGGAGACGAAGGGGAGGAGCTCATTCGCTTCTTCAACGCTTTCAACGAAGCCACCATGGTGCTGGTGTCCTGGATCATGTG GTACATCCCGTTCGGCATCGTGTTCTTGGTGGGCAGTAAGATTGTGGAGATGGAGGACGTGGTTCTTCTGGTCACCAGTCTGGGTAAATACATCTTTGCTTCTATCCTGGGTCACATCATCCACGGAGGCATCGTCCTGCCCCTCATCTACTTCGGCTGCACTCGCAAGAACCCCTTCACCTTCCTGTCGGGCCTCATCGCGCCGTTCACTACCGCCTTTGCCACCTGTTCCAG CTCAGCGACGCTCCCCTCCATGATAAAATGCGTGGAGGAAAACAACGGCGTGGACAAACGCATCAGCCGCTTCATCCTCCCCATCGGCGCCACGGTCAACATGGACGGGGCGGCCATCTTCCAGTGTATCGCCGCCGTCTTCATCGCTCAGCTCAACAACGCCGAGCTGAACGCCGGGCAGGTCTTCACCATCCT GGTGACGGCCACGGCTTCCAGCGTGGGGGCGGCGGGTATCCCAGCTGGCGGCATCATCACCATCGCCATCATCCTGGAGGCCATCGGCCTCCCGACCAACGACCTGTCGCTCATGCTGGCTGTCGATTGGATCGT GGATCGCACAACCACGGTGGTGAACGTGGAGGGCGACGCCCTGGGCGCCGGGATCCTCCATCACATCAACcagcaggagatgaagaagcgtCAGTTGCgggaggaggagctggtggaggtgcaggtggaggcggcggcggtggccAACGTCCAGGCGGAGGAGGAGACCTCGCCGCTCGTCGTGCACCAAACCAAAGCCTCGGGGGCCACGCCGGAAGCCATCGAGTCTGTCCTGTGA
- the sertad2b gene encoding SERTA domain-containing protein 2b, whose product MFAKGAKRKLDEDEEGLEGKTLEASAAGGPLSLCPEGLSKVSYTLQRQTIFNISLMKLYSQRPLGEPSLERRVLINNMLRRIQDELKQEGSLRPLLFPPSPPPDDPMDEGFREAPTSFGVLSAQLAPPSSLLMPAIQPPPSPHPMVPPSYPASQAGPAHRAEAPPAPLDACLTPASLLEEDGGESVYCAPSPPTPPLSPPPPRGAPPRGGPHLPPASPAFPAAVLSDIELGPPTAIMRTAAANTTTATTSPAPTPPPHPAPNSPTAPPRDCRTMGVKAEAASVLLVEGRCAELRPMDALPPPGGLADITPSPSIPSSSSSSPASPSGFLSDLALDDVLFADIDTSMYDFDPCTTAGAVGGATTAGGGVGGGIAKLSPVVTADDLLKSLASPYSSPAPQVSANQPFKIDLTELDHIMEVLVGS is encoded by the coding sequence ATGTTTGCTAAAGGTGCGAAGCGGAAGCTGgacgaggatgaagaggggCTGGAAGGCAAAACGCTGGAGGCGTCGGCGGCGGGGGGGCCCCTGAGCCTCTGCCCGGAGGGGCTGTCCAAGGTGTCGTACACCCTCCAGCGGCAGACCATCTTCAACATCTCGCTGATGAAGCTGTACAGCCAGCGGCCGCTGGGGGAGCCCAGCCTGGAGCGCCGGGTCCTGATCAACAACATGCTGCGCCGCATCCAGGACGAACTCAAGCAGGAGGGGTCGCTGCGGCCGCTGCTGTTCCCCCCCTCGCCGCCGCCCGACGACCCCATGGACGAGGGCTTCCGGGAGGCCCCCACCTCCTTCGGCGTCCTGTCGGCGCAGCTGGCCCCGCCTTCTTCCCTGCTGATGCCGGCGATCCAGCCGCCGCCGTCGCCACACCCCATGGTGCCTCCCAGCTACCCGGCGTCCCAGGCCGGCCCCGCCCACCGCGCGGAGGCCCCGCCCGCCCCCCTGGACGCCTGCCTCACGCCGGCGTCTTTACTGGAGGAGGACGGCGGCGAGTCGGTCTACTGCGCtccgtccccccccacccctcccctgtcgccccccccaccccgtggAGCGCCCCCCAGGGGGGGCCCCCACCTCCCGCCCGCCTCGCCCGCTTTCCCCGCCGCCGTTCTGAGTGACATCGAGTTGGGCCCCCCCACAGCCATAATGAGGACAGCAGCAGCTAATACGACGACCGCGACTACCTCCCCCGCCCCCACGCCGCCCCCCCACCCGGCGCCCAACTCgcccactgccccccccagaGACTGCAGGACCATGGGTGTTAAAGCGGAAGCGGCTAGCGTCTTGCTAGTGGAGGGCCGCTGCGCCGAGCTGCGGCCGATGGAcgccctgccccccccaggcGGACTGGCAGAcatcaccccctccccctcgaTCccttcgtcctcctcttcctcccccgcCTCCCCATCGGGGTTCCTCTCAGACTTGGCGCTGGACGACGTCCTGTTCGCCGACATCGACACGTCCATGTACGACTTCGACCCCTGCACCACGGCGGGGGCCGTGGGCGGGGCCACCACGGCGGGGGGCGGGGTCGGCGGCGGCATCGCCAAGCTGTCGCCGGTGGTGACGGCCGACGACCTCCTCAAATCGCTGGCGTCGCCCTAcagtagccccgccccccaggtgTCGGCCAATCAGCCTTTCAAAATCGACCTGACAGAACTGGACCACATCATGGAGGTGCTGGTGGGGTCGTGA